The window AAACTAAGTGATCCCTTCTGTATATCGTAATCAGATGGTGCTAGATTTTATCTCCATATCTTCGAATTCACAAAGATTCCTAATCATAACCCTAAATGAATCGTCATTAATATGAAATTCATTTAGATAGGAAAAGGAGTTCAACTGAGCAAAGCAGTTCAATTCAGCCATCTACACATGAGTTGGTAAGCTTATTCAATTGAAATTGTAAGCTTCCGCCATTACAGATAAAGCTGGAACATCAAATTGAATCAAATCCTAAGCCATCTACTCCACTTAGCAAGAATCTAATCAAACTAATAGACAAAATCAAACGGACCAACAAGAATCTAATCCTATGCCATCTACTCCATTCAATTAGAATTCAACATGTGTTGTTGCCTCTCAATTCAGTAGCACTCAGATAAAAAGGAAAGATGATTTCATGGATAACATACCGAATTGTAGACATTCATTTCATATATCGTTGGAGTCGCTAGCGGAGGCCCGATTGCTTCTTTTCGGACTGCCGTGAGTTTGAGGTTTTCCTGAGCAATTGTAGTATTGAAGCCGTGACCTGCAAATCGAAGCAAACAAGTTCAATCGAAGAAATTAGGGTACAAAATGCACCATGCCAATGAAGAACCCAAAGAGGTATATGATCACGTCAGGCAGATAGAATGACCCAAATGACTAATTCCCACTTTCAACCAATTGGGAACTTGAGAAAAATGAAGATGAAAGTGGATCAGATTGAGAGAGAAACGAAAGACGTCAAAATCTGACCTACGCAGTTGGACAAGGTTGATTGATCGTCATTCTCTAGATTTGGTACCTGGTTTCAGTTGGTATCATCTGTTTGTCGTCTCCACTTGCTTGAGCTCTTTCCATCTTCAGACAGAGAGAGAGAGACGAAAAAGAAATCGTTCAGATTGAGTTTGGTATTTCATGCATCTACTGAAATCCTTTAAAATCAGTGGAGTTTTGAATATTGATGAGGCTTTACAACTCTCTTTGTGGAATGAAATTTCGGCTTTTAAATCGCTAAATGATGAGGCTTGGCTTCTTATGGGGGATTTTAATATTGTGGAAAATTTGAATGAAAAACTTGGTGGTGTTTTATGCATCACAAACTACATGGTCAACTTCGGTAATTTCCTCAATAAAAATAATTTATGTTCTCTGCCTACTTCAGGTGTGCCTTTTACTTGGACAAATAATCACAAGGATCATACAGTTGTCTATGAAAAGCTTGATAGAGCTTGTGCTAATCCCAATTGGGTTATCCAGTTTCCAGAAGCTGAAGTGGAAAACCTCCCAATTGTGGGATCTGATCATGGACCTGTTTGTGTTTCTCTGAATCATAAATCTCCAAAAAGGGCTAGCCCGTTTAAATTTGAGGACATTTGGATGACACACAGCTCTTTTAAGTCTCTCGTGAGAAATATTTGGCAACCAATGCATGATACAAACCCACAAAGAAATTTTACAACTCTTTGTGGGAAATTTGCAACTCTGGCAAAAAGTTGGAATAAAGAGGTTTTTGGCAACCTTTTTAGGAAAATAGATATGCTGCAAGAACAAATCTCTACTATACAAGCTCAATTAATGACTGATCCTGACCCTATTGTTTTGCAGGTAAGGAATGTTTTGCTTCTCTCTGAGTTAGAGGAATTATACAAAATGGAGGAATTATTCTGGGCTCAAAAGGCAAAGACAAATTGGCTGGCTCTTGGTGACAGGAACACCAAATTTTTTCAAATGAAAGCAAATATCAGAAAAAAAACTTTATTCATAGAATCAAGGATGATAATGGATGCTGGCTCACTAACTCTGTTGACATCAATAGGCAGTTTGTTATGGATTTTAAAAAGCATTTTACTTCAGATACTAATCCTAGCAGGAGTTTACTTGATAATTTTCATAATTTTATCAATCCAGTGGTCATTAAACACTATTCTGATGCAACAGGTTACTGAAACTGAAAAATCTTTGAAGCTGTGAAGGCAATTGCCCCCCTAAAAGCCCCAGGCCCGACGGACTTCACGCTACTTTCTTCCACATTTATTGGGAGGAGGTCAAGCATGCAGTTAATCCTATGGTTAAACAATTCTTCCAAGATGGTACTTCTCTTTCTGCTATAAATCACACTAATATTTCTTTGATTCTGAAAATTGACAACCCTGAAGAGGTTTCTCACTTTAGGCCTATAAGTTCGTGCAATGTCTCTTATAAATCATTTCTAAGATCAATGTGAAAAGGCTTCGGCCAATTCTTGATAACTGTATTTCTAAGAACCAAGGAGCTTTTGCTCCTGGTAGATCTATCCATGATAACATCCTGATTGCTCATGAACTTTTTTTTGATTTCCAAAGGAAAAAAGGTAAAAATGGTGCAATGGCAGTTAAGCTTGACTTAGAAAAAGCTTATGATTTTTTAAATTGGAAGTATATATATTAAAGCTCTGACAATTGGGTCAACTAGATTATGGAATACATTACTTTTGTTTCTTTCTCAATTGTTGTTAATGGAAAACCTGAAGGCTTCTTTCTCCCAACAAGGGTTGTAAGACAGGGAGACCCTCTTTCTCCTTACGTGTTTATTCTTTGCATGGAACCTCTTATTAGGCATCTAAATACCTAAATAAGCTTGTTGAGAAGTCAAGTTCTCATGTGGGTATTCTCTCCTCCCCCAGGGGTTTTAGAGTCACAAATTTAATGTTTGCTGATGATTGCCTCATATTTTGCAAAGTTTCGACAAAAGCTGCCAGAAATGTTATTAAGGTTCTCAACAACTTTTCTACAGCTTTTGGTCCAAAAATTAATTTTCACAAGTCTTCTCTGTATTTTGCTCCTGTTGTTCCTAGTCAGACTAGGAATGAAATTGTTAACATCATGCATATTCAACATAAGGCTACTGTAGGTAAGTATTTAGGCATTCATAATATCATTTTCTGGAAAGACCCAACTAATGTTAATGGTTTATTATCAAGAATTAATAACAAGCTGGCAGGTTGGAAAAAAAGGATCCCTTTCTAAAGTAGGAAGACTCACCTTAATCAAGGCTAATATTTCAGGTATGCTAAATCATGTTATGTCGTGTTTTAAATGCCCTGCAAAAATTACAAAGGCTATTGACAAAAAATCCAGAAATTCTTCTAGGGCTCTCAAAGCAAAGCTTGTGCTGTGGCTTGGGATCAAGCTTGTACACCCAAGGACAAGGGAGGCCTTGGGTTAAGACCTTCAGAATGACTATTGGTGGGTTCAGATTGTCTCTAGGAAGTACCTTAGGAATTCCTCTTTTTTCCAAGCTAGAAAGAAGGCCTCTTCCTCCTTAGCGTGGAAAGGCATTCTTGACTCTAGGAACCTCATTCAAGAAGGAATGAGATGGATTGTTGGTGACTGCAACTCTATCTTGTTTAAGCTTTTTAATTGGGCTTTTCCTTTTCCCCTTTGTAATTTAATTGATGTCTCTCAGCATGATACCATTAACTTGAATGACACTGTTGCAGATTACATTATTGGAAATAATTGGAACAAGCAGAAGCTTCAAATCTTGTTTGATGCAGATATTGTGGATCAAATTTGTGGAATTCCCATTCCGAATACTCCTCATAATGATTCTTTTGTTTGGGGTCCTTCCCCAAATGGAAGTTTTACAATTAAGTCTGCTACTTGGATCAAAATGCAAAGGTTCAACCTCATGAACAATCTCCTTTTATCAAAAAGCTGTGGAAGCTTAATGTGCCCCCCAAAGTTAAAATCTTTGGCTGGCTTCTGTTGCGTGGAAGGCTAAAGACTAGAGATTGACTTCACAGGTTTGGGTTTCTAAACCATAATATTTGCCCTATTTGCAATGTTGAGGAAGAGACCATGGACCATTCATTCTGCCATTGCCCTTCTAGTCTTGCGGTTTGGAATCTTGCTCATTGTAATGATCTTTCAAATGCCAATGATATGGTTGAAACTTTAAATGATATTTTCATTAACAGGCCCTATGATGCTGACAAGCTCTCAAAAATTATTCTTCTGTGTTGGCAGATTTGGCAAAAAAGAAAGAATGTCATTTTCAGGAATGAAATTTTCTCTCCCCATGCAGTGGTAGCAGGTGCAGCTGCTTTCACAAGAAGATTGAACTCTCAAACCAACACTTCTTCTTGTGTGGCAGCTCACTCAAACAACATCAAGTGGTCTCTTCCTTCATCCGGCTATGTCAAATTGAACTTCGATGGGTATGTCTTTCAACACAACTCCAATTTTGCTTCAGGCTTTGTTTTACGAGATGATTCTGGCTGTCCTCTTATTGCCTATACCAGAAGGATAGGGAAAACTGATGTCCCTATAGCTGAGGTTGTTGCTCTTAGAGATGGTCTTCTCTCTGCTCGAAATCGCAACATCTCGAGAGTAATTGCTGAAGGAGACTCACAACTTGTCATCAACTGCATCAAAAGCACTACCAGTATTCCTTCGAAGCTAAGCTCGATCGTGAAGGACATCATACATATTGCTACGAGATTTGAGCATATCTCTTTTTCTCATACGTTCCAGGAAGCAAACTTCATTGCAAATGTTGTCGCCAACCATAGTCATGTTTTGGGATTTAAATTTTTCTCAGCCGGTTGCTACTGCTTTAAATTTCGACTTCTTTGAAGCTGGTTGCTCTAGAGGTTTCTCTTTGTAATTTAAGTCTTTTAGCATCCAAAAAAAAAAAATCAGATTTCTATGGATATTTTAAAGTCTGAATTGAAGGAGTCCTTGTAGTGAGGACCCTTAAATTAAGGACTAGTTGATGACTTTTCGGTTTATGGTTTAAAAGACCTATTTTTTTTTTTATCACATCTTGGCATCTCATCCGTTCAGTTTTTAAGTCTATATGTGTAGATCAGCCCTACAAATTTTCAGCCAAATCGGTGATCGGTAAGGTAACAAACTAGATCAAATTAATGGACAAACCAAATCTGTCAAACATGAACCGTTCAAGTTCATAATTGATAAATCACACTTATGAATGTCTTAACGACTTTTAAAAATTTGCATAAATGATGTACTCATAAATACCTATAAACTGAACAGTCAAGATGTGGATATAAGATCGAAAAATGAAATAAACCGAAAAGTGAGATAAGTCGAAAAGTCCTCAAGTAGTCCTGAACTTAAGTAGTTGAAAAGTCCTTATTAGAAGAGCTTCCCTGAATTGAATACCACAAGATTTTAAAAGAGTTTCTGAAATCTTGATTGAATACCCATGCAAAGACTTTTAAAATCTAAAAAAAATCCAATAGACTCTTAATTGAATACACCCCCCTAAGTTCCTTTGAAAACTAGGTCCTTTCAATATATCGTAATCAAATCATGCTAGATTTTATCTCCATATCTCTGTCATGCTGAATTCACAAAGATCCAGCCGGTGGCGTGCTGGTTGTGGCTCATTTACTGATGAACTCACATTGTGGAGTTAATATGTGGGAGTGGCTGCAAAATTGATTGCAGTGGTCGAGGTGTTTGTAATCGTGAATTGGGACAATGTTGGTGCTTTCATGGATATAGTGGGGAAGGATGCTCTGAGTCACTGCAGCTAAAAAATTCAACTACCCTGGATCACCAGATTAACCATATGGGAGATGGGTTTCCTCAATTTGATCGGCTCATTGTGACACAAAAAGAGCAATGTGCTTCTGTGGGGAAGGCACTAAATACCCAGATCGACATTTAGCAGAGGCATTTGGCGTTCAAGTGAAGCTACCCTCTGAACCTGGCACACCTATGCTGACTGACTGGGCAAAAGATGAACTTGATAATCTTCTTTCAACAAATAGTAGCGAACCTGGATGGTGCAATGTCGATCCTACAGCAGCATATGCTCTGAAGGTGCAATATAAACAGGAATGTGATTGCAAATATGATTCTCTCGGGTCAGTTCTGTGAAGTACCTGTGCTAGGTACTTGCATTAGTCAGTGCTCCGGCCATGGACATTGCCGTGGTGGATTTTGTCAGTGTAACAATGGCTGGTATGGAATCGGTTGCAGTATTCCATCTGCGGCATCTTCTGTTCGAGAGTGGCCTCAATGGCTACGGCCTGCTCAGGTTGACATTGCAGATAATTCACATCTATAACCCTAAACGAATCATCATTAATATGAAATTCACCTCCTTTTTTACGTTTTTTTTAAAACCAAGCTGTCAGTTTTTTTATTTTTTTAATCAAATCACAGTATTCTAAAGGCATTCTATGCTCAAGGACTAATCCGCTGCGGCCTCGACAATAAAGGCATTGTAGCCTCTCCCGTGACTAGTTTTGACAGAATCGTGGTTCGAACCTAAGTAGATATCCCAGCGATTGCTGGGCTATTTCACTGCATCGCCGGGACAGGAACACGAACAGGCACATGACTTCACCACCGACTAGCCACGCACCAAGGGCTTATGGGGTTTCAAACTCTAGATTGGGTGGTTCCCAGCTAGCCATTCTACAGCCCCACTTTCCCTAGTGTTTTCATATAAGTGCATGTTAAAAATAATAAAACGAATGATCCCTATTTAAAAAAAAAAATCTTTTTATTAATTAACTCACTTTTACAAACATCTGTGAGATTTAAACCCGTGACCTCAACTTTTTACAAATGATCCACATTGGCTTAACAACATACTTCGACCAATAATAAATGTTTGGTCAAGGAAGAGCAAAAACTACAATATAAGCTCAAAAAACCATTATTACTCGAACTCCAAAAAAAATACGGTACAAAAATATGGACAACCAAAAAGGAAACACAGGGAACTTACAACACGCCTCTTTTTCTCCACATCTGCTTTGAGAAGCTTAATTAAGATTTAAATTGTGTACCGGTCCACACATCAAATCAGTTAACAGCTTCAAATTAAGATTATAAGGATGTTCAAATCACGCTTACCCTAAAGGCAAGGAAATTGACCAACACACTAGACTTCATACAAATTTGCATAAGCTAGGGACCCAAACAACCCGTTGCCCAAAAGCCCAAACCCATCACACCCATCCAAGCCGGCCGTAATGTCAATCACCACCTTTCCGGCGGTCGTACATGGCCTTCCACCATCAGGTACTGCCTCCCTAACAACCCAAGCACAAAATCTCGATATAGTGCCCAAGGAAACGGTTGTCTCCAAGTTGCAACCTGAACACTCGGTACGAATCATATAGTATATTCCCCAAAGCATGTAATAGCAGATCCAGATGTCAAGACATGATATGAAGCAAACGATGACAAATCATTCCGGAATTCAAAAACACATGATTTCACGACCAACGAACAAGTCCTGGTCTTCAAAACGACGCCAGTGACCCATAAGATCACATCGCCAAAAGACACCAATATAACGCCCTAAACTGCACCTCCTCAGTTTAGGCACGTCACAATGCCGCGTGTCAAAAGAAAAAACGCAAAGCAATTAATGTAAGAAAACATTTAAGAAAAACACAACAAAAGCGTCAAAACATTTTGAGGTGTAAAACTTAATTTTTCTCAAAGTACTTTAATTCACCAAAATACTGATACAAGGAATGATTATGAAATCATGAACTCAAAGGAATACAAATTATCAATTAGAGTATCATAAAACAAACTCATAACAGGATTGGGCTTTTCCCTTCTCCTAAAACTTGATTTACGGAATGACATAATTAATAAACTTAAGGAATAAAATTACGAAGCAGAACAGAACAGAACAAAACCAACAAAATAGAATTTGGTACATGAAACTCAAATATAAAAATAAAGGCCATAGAAACCAAGTTACCAATCATAAATATGCACATCCAACTCCTCGTCACTATCCGTCCCAGTGCACAGTACCTGCATCCACAAACTGTTGTAGGGATGAGCTTTCATCCTCGCTGCTCGAGGAACTCTTGAAAACAGATAAAGAAATAGTTTCATAGGGCCCAGTATAAAAACAAGATTGAATCCAAATATTTAATGAACGACAAACTTTCGAAAACATTTCTATGATCAAATAAATGAGGCGCCATAAACTGTACCTGATGGCCGGTCCTTTTTAGACCCACTATCAACTTTCCTCACTATATGCGTGTACAACAGGTAAGTGTAGCGAGTGTCCACAAATGCCTTATCGCCTAGAAGCAGTGCCACTCCACAAGGAACGTAAGACACTCTTCCGTCCATAGAGGCCCCTCCGGAGGTTTAGGGGATTGAACCCAAGGTAGTCGCTATGCTCCTCTCACTCTCAAGCCATCACTATCTCATAACATCGGTTACATTTTTATCGGATAACTAGATCATGTAATATCAAATATGCATTAATAGTTTATAAAACAAATATTACTAATCAAGGGAGTTCCGGGTCCCCTACCTGGAATCCGTGGCTTTCCTCGCGAACTCCCAAAACCACGAGCCTTCTGCCCCTCGGGTAACTGGAGTCCCTAATGTCCGACATATAATTGTCAATAACTCATTGAACACATATTGTATAAAGTTACGAAGACTAAGGAAATATCCGACCAACTTCCAAACTGAGAGTTGACCAACATTCAACCCACTATATTCTGAAAGTTACAGCTCACTATATTCTGACCATTCATGACCAACTCGACACTAATTCCCTATTAATAGACATAAGGTCTCTTTCAAGGCTTGCTCCCATAACTTACTCAGAGCACCCAATATTCAGTTTTCCTTTCCTTTCCTCAGTAAAACTTTTTATCCATAACTGTTTACACAATACTTACAAAAGTACCAACGCTGTTTTTGGTGACTATATGAGCTATAGCATTCACTACTTAGTCATTTAGTATTAAATCTCCACACCACATCAAACCAACATATAATTATATTTGAAATCTGAGCAATTTCCCAAGCAACACAACCATTAACTTTCAAGCTCACCTTTCATCTTAATTAAGCATGTTGATGCCAACACCGTCATCACTTGGCCAAAGACTATTTTCAAATCGAAGTATACTCCAAGGCAATCAAGCCCAGTGCTCAGACCATTTTTCTACAAAGAGTCAACTGCAAGGTCCTCGCCCACCTCCAGCTTTCTGTCAATTTAATCGAAACAAGGCCTAATCAAACTCAAACTTTCAACTGAGGATTGAGATGACCCAAAGAAACCATAACAACCACTGTTGAGATGAACACGGTGGTTCAAGTTCAAGAATCCAGAAAACAC of the Fragaria vesca subsp. vesca linkage group LG6, FraVesHawaii_1.0, whole genome shotgun sequence genome contains:
- the LOC101292333 gene encoding uncharacterized protein LOC101292333, whose translation is MDHSFCHCPSSLAVWNLAHCNDLSNANDMVETLNDIFINRPYDADKLSKIILLCWQIWQKRKNVIFRNEIFSPHAVVAGAAAFTRRLNSQTNTSSCVAAHSNNIKWSLPSSGYVKLNFDGYVFQHNSNFASGFVLRDDSGCPLIAYTRRIGKTDVPIAEVVALRDGLLSARNRNISRVIAEGDSQLVINCIKSTTSIPSKLSSIVKDIIHIATRFEHISFSHTFQEANFIANVVANHSHVLGFKFFSAGCYCFKFRLL